Within the Phaseolus vulgaris cultivar G19833 chromosome 9, P. vulgaris v2.0, whole genome shotgun sequence genome, the region ACTTTGTATTAAGATCATCCTGTTTCAACCACTTCTGTCTTGCTTTTTGAAAAATGACTGTCTCTTGCTTAAACAAAACTTTATTAAGTTCAGCAAGGAGCGACCTTCTTTCCTCCCTTTCTAACTCTTCTAAACCTCTATCATCATCCCGTACGTCTAACTCGTTAATCCTCTTTTGTAACTCCTCTCTAACAAGGTTAACATCCTCGAAGACTTCTTTGTACACAATAACATATAGTTAGTATGTTATGTGAGAGCATTTATAGGAATTTGTGAGTCAACACATTGATGACTTTACAAGACAATTtgataattcaaaataaatttgtgtCTTGTTATAGaacttcttcttcaacttttgcATGTTCTAGTTTATAAACTTAAAGAGAATGTTTCCTATGACTTTATGAGACAAACAAAGTATGAATTTCTTACATAGATGTTCTTATAGTTTATCATATTAAACATACTCAATATAGAAATGTTAGTTCACtcaaaattatacattatttgttattatcaaatTCAAAACTTTTAGACTGTCTTTATTTAAATGTTGATATGTGGATTGTTATAATAGAATCTCCTTTATCATTATAAAGACAATTTGTTAtttaaaatgttcaaaatatatatatatatatatatatattatttttatttttatttttttattttgctagTCAATCTTAAATGCAAAGATATTTTTGAAGCTAGTATTGTATCAAGTTTTTGGGACTATCCCTAATAGTTCTAAAGGAAGGTAAACACAAAGTTCTACTTATTGATTACttaaaagaaatgtttataaaccAAATAGAGAATTGTAATGcaatttttgagaaaaaaatatatttcctaCCATAtaatttcatacaaaaagaaATAGTAAGAAATTAGTATTTTATTAGAGTGACTAGTTGGCGAAAaccatttaatattttatgataCATTTAATTCTTCAACAAATACTTTctcaatcaaattaaaaatcaaaagatAAAGTTAGCTTTCTAAAAGAACAACACTTTTTTGTAAGCTTATCCATTTATTCAACAAGATGTAacccaaatattttttattttaagttgaaACATGAAAAGTCTTTATTGCACATAATATTTGTGTTttctacttaaaaaaaatgCTATAAGGATTACTTTAAGCAAGTAAAAAATGACTTAGAAAATATActtataacttgtaataaaaaTTGACTGTTTACCAAAGTTTCTATGGTAAAGACTAGTATGtgtattcttttattatttatgtcaACTAACATTATATTTCAAACATTTAGCTTTTACAAaggtttttgaaataaaatcttTTGTAACTATATGTTCTTTTTTTAAACttgttttttatattgtttgatAAACTTATGAAGCTAGTAcccttaaaaaaaattccacAATCAACATTTTGATAacatgataattttaatttctatttatctttaatttgtATTTGTCTTCTTCTTGTGAGTCATTAATCTTCTTACATAGTGTTATCCCATTATCTAGcaatattttataaatgttcAATTATCTTTGTTTTTAATGAGTTGAACTAATCAAACACTTTCTTTTTATCATGATTACATCTCGAATTAGtcgaaaatttaattttttataaaaataacaaaatcgAGTCAAtccattatttgtttttttttattgtattagaTATTAAAATTGACAACACTAAATTTCTACCTGATTCATAAAGTAACAAAAActatacataaataatttatatacataaataatttatacttattaataaagaattctaaaaaaactaaataaaaatctattatatcaataaaaatattctttataaataaatttaaacttaatAAACTTAAGATCACATGCATTCATAATAATGTCTAACCTAAGaagtttataaaagaaaaatttaaccAACTCAATTACACCCTTAAATTGtatatcattttatattttatatttaatctaAATTAGTAACTACACAATCATGTGTTATATTTACTTTGGATTAAGATATAATGATTGTGTTATATTTACTTTGGGTTAAGATATATTTATATGAGTAATTTTGGAATtcagaaaggaaaaataatgaTCTAGATGACGTAAGTGTGtccaaataaaaaagaataaataaaaagggAATAACATGTGGATATTGAATAATGAATATTGAATATGCATCATATCATGATCAATATTATAGATTGTACAGAATACTGCTAAATGTTAAGACACAGCAGGGTCCAAGCGTGAGCGTCACTGTCAAATCTTacgttctctctctctctcttcattTCTCAGAGAGAAGAATTCATACGACAGCCTTCACTCCAGAGATTCCATTCAAGCTTCCATCTTTATCACTCTCTCTCTCTGGGTCTaccttcttttcttctttcattctcacccaaaaggaaaataaaatgtttCGGTTTACCAAGGTAAGATTTTAGAATGATAATGCTGTAATCAGCATTACTCTTAATGAACTACGCCATATTTTGACTGGAAGAAGTTTTAATATATTGCAAGAAAAAGGGTGAATTTTGCTCTCTGCTCGCTTTTGGGTCGCGCATTGATTTTCagcttcatttttttttttcatgtttcgCTGTTGTTTTTCTTCCACCTGGTCCAAGGTTGGAGATGCGTTAGAACATGGAATCATTAAACAcggtttttgtttttttttttttatttgttgtccTTCGATTTCTGTTACTAGATATTGTGCTGCTGCAGGTTAAATTTTGTTGTCAATTGGAGATTGTTAAACGgggttttggtttggtttggtttggttttatTCAATGAATATGCGAGTTGGTCGAATTTGGTCAATTATCTTTGGCATCTTGGACGGTtgcttcttttgtttttgtttttcgtAATTTTGTTTAGAAAAGGTTAATGATGTTGTCTGTGTAAGCAGTACCTTCATAGCCTCATATTATCATCTACAATGCATCATtgactgatttttttttagtttttgtttttgggTCTTTGAGCTTTGGGTAGCTGTTTCTGAGTACAATATAAAAAAGTTCCCTTTTACGGAAATGGGATCTGCTTTTTCccaactcaaaaaaaaaaaagaataaaactgATTATTAGAACCTATAATAATAGTAGCAATATGCTAATAGTCTGATTCCTCTGGAAAAGGAACTCATGGAGGTCATGATTTCTCCTACACTGTTTGTTGTCTCATCTGAGCAAATGCCATAAACTATTCCAAAATTGGTCATGTTTTGTCTCTCTGTTGTGGTTAGTGCAGGCCATTGCAGATAGGGGATATGATTATTAGTAtggataaatttattaaaaaatgactatttttgtattatttttatgtatacTAATAGGACTTTCTCACCCTTTGTTATATCTTCTCATCTCAGTTTTCACATGCTGCAGGCCTGGTTCTGACTTGAATTGGCTTCTTGAGATTCAAAGAGAGGAATGGAGGGTGACACATTCTCTGGCCTTGGCGATGGTGCTCAGATTGATGCCAAGATCATGCAGACATTTCATAAGAGCTTTGTTCAAGTCCAGACCATTTTTGACCAGAACAGGCTACTCATCAATGAGATAAACCAGAACCATGAGTCTAAGGTCCCTGATAACCTCACCAGGAATGTAGGTCTCATCAGGGAGCTCAACAATAATATCAGAAGAGTGTATGACTTGTATGCTGATCTTTCAAGTTCCTTTACCAAATCCATGGAAGTTACTTCAGAGGGGGATTCGAGTGGTGGTGTGAAATCAGATGGGAAGGCAGGCCACAAGAGACACAGACCTGTGTAGAGAGTTTGTTTCCCTGTGATTCTTTTCCTTGGTGAAGAAGTACAAGAAGTGTTGAAGGGTAGAACACAAGATTAGAAGATTCTGTAGCTGAAGAAGCTCTATTGTATTACAGGACTTTCTCTAGCACATCACTTGTTCCTTAtattccaaataaaaaaaaatgatatattgatTTTTATCTACAATTCTCTCAATTGTTATTTGTAACCATGTAATTTGGGATCTAATAGAAATCTAGCATGGTTGTGTTGTGCAACTAATTCAATCATGCTGCTGTTGTTCAAAGTGCAAATAagaaagtttttcattttttaactattttttttctttgatccTGTCATGGAAATGTAATTTAGTGATGAGCTAGATTGTTTGAGACTGAGGTATATCTTTCAGCTTTCGTTAACTTTTTCTCTTTGTCAAATGGAGCAAGAGGGTCTTCTTAAATCTTTGTTCATCATTCCTTTTGATGGGAACCTGTCATCATACCTTTATTCCCTTTGCAAGTTCAACCCAAAATGTTGTTCTAGTTCTCACTTTAGCTAATAGCTGAAATTGAGAAGGGGTGGTAGATACTGTTTTAGGTTCATTCCCATGTAACCAGAGCTTCTTTACTGAAAAATACTGTTCCTGATTTTAATATTCCTTTGTGTCCTTGCGAGTGTAAGACTGGGAAGAGTACACACATACACTAATACATGTGCGTGAAGATGCCCTGAAACAGTGTGAAAAAAGCAGCTTTAGTCTATCTTTTTGGTTCCCAATCACACATCACCACAGGAACAGAATCTCAGATAAGAAACGATGTGCTTTTGACATcaatttttaatctttataccAAATCAATGGTATTGGCTGGGAACTTAAAGTATTATATATGGACAATGATGTATCAACACCTATTTGTTAATAAATACTCAGACACAaagaagtaggagaaataagtATCTACatgatatgataaaaaaatataaatcaaggTGTCTACTGTTGAATTATCtgaaaattattattcaaaCTAACATCTACAGTGTCTGGAATCAGATATATACAAAGAATAATGATCACAACCCTTGGATATCCCCAAGTGGTGACAGAGAaaatatgatatgatatgaaagaaaaatgaaaaataaaagggtgAATAATGAAAGTTAAAAATGGAATGTAAAAAAGCCAGAGTTGATACCAAAATACAAATAATGGCCCCAGCAACAAGACAAGGGACCCAAAGGTTCTCTCTTTTGGGATGAAACTGAACTTCTCCATGCTTATCCCTTCCTTCCGAGGTTCTTACTCTTTTACTGTTCAATTATTTCCCTTCTCCATGCTTTCTATTCTGCAATTGTTTTAATACAATGCATATGCATGATAACTGATAAGATGCATgatagaagaaagaaaaagaaaagtgaatATAAATAATCATTAAAACTGTGCAATTTCTGTTTTCATTTTCTATGTAAAAAGTTTAGTTGAGTTACATTTCAGAAATAAATACTGCTATACAAACACCCAATAAACAAAAAACATCTAAAACATTCTTAATGATGTGATTCATGATACACTATTTTATTACATAGTAAAAACTGAACAAAGAAAAATCTTTTTTAGTGAAAGTTAAATGGAAGGTTGTTGTGATTTAAAAGGTGTGAATATACTTTTTCTAGGTAGCTGATTTGATGACAATCTGCatcaaattataattagaaacaaaaataaccTTTTGCTCAAATGTGAATTCTAATTATAAATAAAGCAATTTTCACTGATATATTGTAGTATGCTAAGGATGTATTTTAGTTTGTGAAAGTAACATTTTTAGAATTTAAGGTTTAGGATTTACCATAAAAACTCATCCTTTTCATTAACAAAATTCTTACTCTATCTGAAATTGAAACTTATGAGCATAACATTTACCTACTGTACCAAATTTTGTTAGTATTTCTCTTTTCATTCCACTGATGCAATAAATGTGTACTGAAGGAGAAACCTCATAGTTGATAATTATCTGGCTTGGATTTCTCTCTCTCCCTGATTGAGCAGATGTCTTTGTTGAAGGACCCTGTGAGTGGCAGCCTAATTTCCTGATCACAGTACAGTGGCCCACATGAGTGATTGCTGAAAATGGCCTGTTTCTGGTTTAGATTTTGCTCATTGAAAAATAGTACCTTTTCCTTATCTACAAAATTGATCCCTCTGTCCGTACCCTATACTCACAATTCTTCCACCATCATCTCTGTGACCATACCCTCACACCATTTCTTGGCCTTACACTCAACAAATCCAATGTTAACTTATCATAATCATAAGCCTCTCATATGCAATACTTTTTTATCATCACTTCACTCTCTTTCAAAGCTCACATGTGAAATTTTCCTTTTCCTGTTACACATTCTTCTAGATTTGTTATATCAGAAATGTCCTTTGTTTGACTAGTTTTCTCATATTATGAGatgaaatcaaaattttcctgCTTATCTTATTGATTATTGTACTAAAAAACTCACTAGTTTCTTGAACAAAGGAGGGAGAATGATTATATCAGTAACAAACAGACACATCTTGGGTGGCATAACTCTATGTAGATGTGTTAATGATTAACCTAAACAGTGGAGATTAAAAACTAAATGGTTGGGAGAGGTTTTGGGAAGTGTGCCAAAAAGGGTTATGCATGCTAATGGCTATGAAAAAAATGAGATATAAAAAATGGTTTGGTCCCTACACAGGCCAAGACAAATTAAACATTGTCTAGTACATAACATGTGCAGTGGGAATCTACTTTTGCCTTTCTTTCCCTTTGTTCCTTGCATTTCCAGCAAATAGGTTGGAAAGGAGGCCATCTCTAGTTTGCCCTAATAAAGccattttataataataatgcaACCCAGTGATATCTACATCATTGGTTGGACCAATCACACTAATTCCACTATAATAATCATCATAATAATATTCCACGCCCCATGCCGCAAAGGTGTTTGATTATATGACTAAATGACACTAACAATAATTTGATGGTTTTAGTAAGTTTGTTATCCTCTTTTTAAATCAAAACATGGCTACATTTAGTTGGTGGTTCCAAAAGACACACAGATTTATCAAAATTGTATACTTTTAAGAATATTGATAAACTTTATGACGTTGACCTCCCTTAGTGATCCTCAAAGGTTCCCAAATTATGTTTTTAGGGTTTTATATTGGAGGGTCTTGTGCAAAGATCatatatacctatatatattggaaaaaaatttgtggtttaaataaataaataatatgtttaCATCTATCCatgtttttttcatttcttaaaaaattaataattttttacagcataatttttttccaattaaatAGGAAGATAATTCTCAACTTTTTCCCTTATTTTTATTCATCCAAACagcatatattatttttcattatatttttcttgtatttttattattcatattttattcctcttaatttcatttataaacaaacaaatattttttaggaAAAGAATTCACTCTTTGGCATGAGATGCTTCATCCATGttctttataaactttttttttctttctccctTCAACCAAAGTGAAAAAGTTGCTCacgcttaattttttttaaccaaaCAAACTCATTTAAGTCTCACGTTTACACAACAGaagtcatataattttttattataaattattgaagatttatattaattaatagtatGACCAAAGCAgaatatatgataaaaaatattttgtcttATCTTTAACATAgaacattttttaataagattACAAGAACAATTCagttaacttttaaaaaaatatattaatagataaattaatctttattattaatcacttttaattttttattacttcttgttaatataaaacaaaaaataatcatatttaataaaaataaatactttataaaatgaacaataaTTTTTAAGTGTGTCTAACAATAATCAGAaagagtaatttttttatttttaaattaaagtagAGAAAGACACTACCAACACTTTCTAGTGTGACAATATAATTGTGTGTGAATGCTTAATTAAATCATTAAATCATACATTGGATTTGCTTACTTCTTCAATccatacatgttttttttatatataagttttCCCTTAATTATAACTTCAACGTGGGCGTCTAATTCCATTAATAGGTTCAATTTGCAACAAATTATATATTGTCAGTTTTGACTTTTGGTATTTTAGGGTATATAATATATTACTTCTTCaagtataatattttaaagagatttaatttatttatttaatttttatttttaaatttgaagataatatttttttttttttgtcatttataTGTTTACCCTTTACTTAATATTTAGTTACTTTACATATATTAGGATAAAGTAGTCCATTCGAACATCTTTGGATAAGATATGGAATAAAAACTATGTATAATGACGGATTTATGTCATTCACTAAGATTTTTAGAAAAGAGTCACTGCAGTTAGATTAATGGGCTATATAAAactttgtaattaaaaaatttatgagaaatttcaaaataatttttggatttttttttttcacttttctttcATAAGATTTCATTTTATCATGTTCTTTAGTTTCATGCTTAATTTTTAGAATTAGAAATTTCTTAACAATTGATATCCGCTTGAACAATCGTTTACAGCAGATGCAAATATTCAAGCGATGAAGAATATTGAAGAATGTTAATCGGTGTGCATGAATTCTTGATTCATGGAGCTAATAGTCAAAAATACATTAACAATTTCTTTAAAAGAAACAATGCAAAAATtgttaaaacaataaattattgaataacTCACAGTTCAAATGTAGATTCTGCCTTATATGGTGagcatcataattttttttccttatgtTTGTGGAAGAAATTTTAGTTAGGATTGATTTTTCTCATTATAATAGAAAAATGTTAATCAATGAATTTATTAATGTGATaattatttctaaattgataaTAAACATTAAGAATTCAAGGTGAAACTTATCATTATTCATTTGGAGGGTCGAACTTTACAATGGTACACAACTCTTTAAAATCTTTTTCTGTTTCGTCTTTGTTATTGTAGGGTCATTACATTAAGCAGTTGATTGAATGTGTTTGGTGACGTATGTGATGATCTCGTAGCATAATTGATGAGGTTAAgacaaaaatattatgtaaGGGACTATTATGagaaatttaattcaattatcATCATATTGAATATGTTTGAAAAGTATATTTTGAGTAGCTTTTTTGGAGGTCTCAGTGCAAATGATGGTTTGTATGTTTCAACCAACTATAATTCACAGACATCTTGTGGCTTCCTTTAGGTTATTGTAATTTGGTGTTGGAAATTGAGTGGTTGGTCGTATTAAGAGACATCACTTGGAATTTGATAAGCTAATTATGGACTTTAAGAATCATGGAAAAAGGCATGTGTTGAGGGGAGCAACATCAactaatgttaaaaaaaaaaaacaacaacaattgcATAAGGCTTTAACGAAGGGAGTTCATCGATCCACAATGCAAATTTGCATTGGTGAGGATAATATATTGCACTCTTTGACTACTCAGATGGAATAACCCACCTTTCCAGTAGAAATGGAATAATTATTGCATGAATTTGATGATGTGTTTCAAGAATAATCTTAATTACCATAATATTAGGCATGATCACaagattcctttgattcaaGGACCAAATCCACTGAATAAAAGGCCTTACTACTATGCTAAGAACCATTAAGGTATACAAGTTTGTCCAAGAATATTTGAAATATGGAGTTATTCAAGATAGCAACAATCCATATGCAAGCACAATAGTATTAGTGGGAAAGAAAGATGAATCTTGGAGAATGTGTGTGAACTATAGAGATTTGAACAAGGATATTGTGAAGAACAAGATTTCAATCCCTATGGTAGATGACATGTTAGATAAGATGAAATGATCTACAATATTCTTGAAGATTGATTTAAGGACTAGGTACAATCAGGTGATGATGGATCTTACAAGTGTGTAGGACAACATTCGAAATTCATGGAGGGCATTACGAGTACGTGGTGATACCCTTTGGCCCTTTAAATGCCTACTTCTTAGGGTCTCATGAATATAGTGTTTTAGCAATTAAGGCGTTCATCATTTTTCGTTCCACTAGTATTGAACattgtaaaatttgtaattttaggATCCTTAAATCCCTTGTAGACACCtagtttatcaattttttttatcacctcTTGTGATCTTTATTCCATCAATtctgaacaaaaaaaaaaaaatccttccAAATGGTTCCATTAATAACAATTTTCACTCGATTGATCTTGGAGTGAATAACTCCTTTCTTCAGCTTTATGTTAGGATAAAAGGTCTTTACTAAATCTGGATAATAATATCCATCCATCTCAACAAACTTATGTAGCCTTTGATTTTCTAGTAATTCCTAAAAAGTGAAGTCATTTCCCCTAGACCAATTTATGTTAATATACTTGTGAGTAATCAAACATCGatcctttctttattttttaaataaaactctTACATCAAGGTTAGAAATCCACCTTTCCAATGTAGTTGGTCGAGATTATGCTAATGCCTTGCCATTGTTCTTTATAGTAGTACATTTTATTCTCTTTGGTTGAGAATAAAAGACCATGTTTATCATATAGGATGCGAGAAAGAAGGCAAAAGAGACAAACAAAACTTAACTTTTTAGAGATAAGCAACAATGATGGTGTTGTAGGCTAAAAGATAGGAAAGAGATTCAACAAACCTTAAAAAAACTCTTGAACATAGATGTCTTTTACAACCAGAAAAGAGTAAGGCAAGGATTTCTTAACTTCTAGAAAACTTCCAAAACAAGTTAACCAAT harbors:
- the LOC137821857 gene encoding protein ELF4-LIKE 3-like — protein: MEGDTFSGLGDGAQIDAKIMQTFHKSFVQVQTIFDQNRLLINEINQNHESKVPDNLTRNVGLIRELNNNIRRVYDLYADLSSSFTKSMEVTSEGDSSGGVKSDGKAGHKRHRPV